Proteins encoded by one window of Bactrocera oleae isolate idBacOlea1 chromosome 4, idBacOlea1, whole genome shotgun sequence:
- the Taf9 gene encoding transcription initiation factor TFIID subunit 9 has translation MASEKEKIEKSKINNQVKHVPKDAQVIMSILKELNVQDYEPRVINQLLEFTYRYVTCILDDAKVFANHARKKTIDLDDVKLATEVVLDKAFTCPPPRHILAKLAEVRNAMPLPPIKPHCGLRLPPDRYCLSACNYKFRAASQPKKMTKSALESRSTIKTQMKNAGGAGGTKRQTVLAPKTQVVTIPKPVIKFTTTTKTVSSSGPAGIGTGIIVNSGAESGDIKMEVDLDTSASAAVGSIGGNNTSGDGSSGGVKREREDDEFEVVQ, from the exons ATGGCTagcgaaaaggaaaaaattgagaaatctaAGATAAATAACCAAGTTAAGCATGTACCAAAGGACGCCCAAGTAATAATGTCCATACTGAAAGAACTGAATGTCCAGGACTATGAGCCTCGTGTTATTAACCAGTTATTGGAATTCACATATC GTTATGTGACTTGCATACTAGATGATGCGAAAGTGTTCGCAAATCATGCTCGTAAGAAAACCATTGACTTGGACGATGTAAAGCTAGCCACTGAAGTAGTCTTAGATAAGGCATTTACCTGCCCACCACCCCGCCAT ATTCTGGCAAAGCTTGCCGAGGTTCGAAATGCAATGCCATTACCGCCTATTAAACCACATTGTGGTCTGAGGCTTCCTCCAGATCGTTATTGCTTATCCGCCTGTAATTATAAATTTCGTGCAGCTAGTCAACCAAAGAAAATGACGAAGTCTGCTTTAGAATCCCGGTCAACAATAAAGACACAAATGAAAAATGCCGGAGGTGCTGGCGGAACAAAGCGTCAAACCGTGTTAGCACCAAAGACACAAGTGGTTACCATTCCTAAGCCAGTAATAAaattcacaacaacaaccaaaacggTATCATCAAGTGGACCGGCGGGAATCGGGACCGGAATAATTGTCAATAGCGGCGCCGAAAGCGGTGATATTAAAATGGAAGTCGATTTGGACACAAGTGCATCAGCAGCGGTTGGCAGTATTGGTGGGAACAATACAAGTGGCGATGGAAGCAGTGGTGGTGTTAAGCGTGAACGTGAAGATGATGAATTTGAAGTTGTACAGTAG